One genomic window of Monodelphis domestica isolate mMonDom1 chromosome 1, mMonDom1.pri, whole genome shotgun sequence includes the following:
- the C1H10orf105 gene encoding uncharacterized protein C10orf105 homolog, giving the protein MNTEEPNHKSSPTLGLVFFTNTTSAELASPSPWPPGEIPQSLSIIIALACIFLLLATFLLFVTLCKPAAMDPSRHGPHECMPYHPETPSEPQLRFWKRLGSLRQSIHSFRRGRPGSQHPGPAIHQPLPDRDWGFMESTKM; this is encoded by the coding sequence ATGAACACTGAGGAACCGAACCACAAGAGCTCCCCAACCCTTGGCCTGGTTTTCTTCACCAACACAACCTCCGCTGAGCTTGCCTCACCCAGTCCATGGCCCCCAGGGGAGATACCACAATCTCTGTCCATCATCATTGCTCTGGCCTGCATCTTCCTTCTGCTGGCAACTTTCCTGCTCTTTGTCACCCTCTGCAAGCCGGCAGCCATGGACCCTTCTCGCCACGGCCCCCACGAATGCATGCCCTACCACCCAGAGACGCCCAGCGAGCCCCAGCTCCGATTCTGGAAGCGCCTTGGCTCCCTGCGCCAGTCCATCCATAGCTTTCGTCGGGGCCGGCCTGGCTCTCAGCACCCCGGGCCGGCCATCCACCAGCCCCTACCTGATAGGGATTGGGGCTTCATGGAATCCACCAAGATGTGA